The following nucleotide sequence is from Capra hircus breed San Clemente chromosome 16, ASM170441v1, whole genome shotgun sequence.
GGGCACTCTGTTAAATAGGATTCACCTGAGCTTTCagcctttttttgtttcttgtctcCATTTTTCCAAATACCCTTCTCGGAGCGGGGACAGGTGGGGAGACAGTGGATGGTTGGTTATGGAAACAAGACAGCCACAGGCAGCTGCAAAAGTTCACTGGCGTAGAGACGAGAGATGGGGTCCACCCCCCCGAGTGTCTTTGTGCCTCCTGGGCCCCCACTTCTTTACCCAGAGAGACAGTGGCCCCCTCCCCGGAGAGCTGCCAAGAGGAGTGAGCTCACCAGTGGGGAAGCACTGGGACAGGACCTCTGGGGGTCACTGCTTCCAAGACCCCTGCCATGTGGGGCCTCCTCCCGGGTGGGGACGGCGGGGGCAGTGGGGGGAGACAGACAGGATGGTGGGGGCAGCGGGGGGAGGCAGAGAGGACGCCCCCGGGAGGAGGCCCCAGAGGCCTTCGGGAGGGTCGGGCTGTCCCCGCCCGCCTCAGCTTAGGGATGTGCGTCTCTGCCCGCAGGGGAGGCATGATCCAGACGGCAGAGCAGTACCAGTTCCTGCACCACACCCTGGCCTTGTTCGCCGCCCAGCTGCCGGAGGAGCCCAGCCCCTGACCCGGAGCCCTCCCTGCCCGGGGCCACTTCCCCAGGCCTGGGGAAAGGGGGCCTCGTGACCTGGGGAATCCCCAGGGGGCCTGTCTGGGGTCCCAGAAGCTGGCCAGTGAGGATGAGGCCAGACACCGGCTCTTGAGCACTGCCCACGCCCCTACCCCCTGGAGAGGCCCCCAGTGGACACAGGGGCGGCCCCCATGTGAGAGCCTGGGTCTCCTCCTCAGACCACCAGGGCAGAGCAACCTGAGGGTGCCCACAAGCTGCTCCAGCTGCACCCCCTGCCTGGGGCTGGCAAGAGTGTGACCCCAAGATCATACCTACCCCGGTCCAGCCCGAGAACAGGCCGATGGCCGGAGTTGGGAGAAGCCTGGTGCTGCCTTAGCTACGTCCCCAGCATCCTGCCAGGGACTCTGCCTTCTCACCCATCAGAGGCCGGACACCCCAAGGAGGGCAAGAACCAGACCAGCCCCATGCTCGCACCGGGGTCTGGGGAACAGGCTACAGAAGTGACCAGACCAAACAGTTGAAGTCTCTAGAAGAAGGAAAGTGTGGGAACACCTCCCCGGGGTCCAGACTGCTGCCCCTGCCTCTGTACCTGCCAGCCACCTGCCCCACCCACTCTCCTGGGAGACCCTATGTCCTCAGCCTGCCTGCCAGCCTCAGAAGAGATGTGAGTGCCCGGGAAGAACACAAGAGCTGAGCAAGGAGCCGAGAGCACTGCCCGACTCCAGACAAGAGCCCCGCCACACCCTTCTCCCTGCAGAGCACACCTGGACCGCACGCCTGTTTCCACCAGCATCCTGGATTAAAGCACCTGCGTGGGCCAGGGGCTCAGGCTGAACAGGGTCGGCCGCAGTTCACCCTGGAGAGCTAACTGCCCTCTGCGTCTCATCAGCTCGAGGCCCAGGGCCCCCCAGGCCTAGTCTCAGGGCTGACCACCCCCCAGGAGGGACCTCACTCCTCCTGAAGCTTTCCTGCCCTCGAGAGACACTCCTGCTGCCCATGAAGCTCAGACTCCCCAGGAGGAAAGCTGCCACGTGGCGGCGGGTCCCCCTCCGTGGGTGCTGCTGCCCCAACCCTGTCCAGACCCGAGAACAGGCCTTGTAGAATAACAGGTGGGGAAATAAAGCCTTCTTCTTGTCCTCAGGCCTCCGGGGCCCCCTTCACATCAGTTAGGGTAAGAACCCATAGAGCAGAGACAGGCGGCCGCTCTTAACCCCAGACCGTGCACTTTCACAGCCCTTCCAGGGACAGAGAGAGCAGCGACTCTGGAGTGGGCTTGTGGGGGGGCCGGGGAGACAGAGATGTTCCTTGGGAGCTAGAGAGGAGCTTACCAAGAGCAGGGACTAGAAAGGCCACCTAACCACTCAGGTCGTTCCGCAGGCGAGACCCCGCGATCGCACCATTCTGGCAACTGATCATGGGGTCATCTCGGGTGGGTTTGCAGGTATGGTTGCTATTTGAAAGTTTACGCACCTTTGATTAAAAGCCTGGACGCACATGAACACACATGGAGGTCAAACACTAAGATGCGGCCAAGGCGGGGTGGcagctgggcccccagggacagCAGCACCTCgcaggcccccacccccgccagtgGCTCTCCCGAGCGCAGCTGTGGCCTTTACCCAGCCCAGGCCAGCTTTTCCATCTGCCATGAGCCTGCCGCACGAGAAACCGCCTGGCAGGATCTTCTCTGCCTAGGATACGGTGGTCCTAGTAAAAGCCTCTCCGGGCCAGAGGCTTATAAGCAGGGGGTTCTGGTACATCGTGGTTGACAAGCGCTCACTGGCGGCTGTTCCTCTCCGCGGGGTACCCTCTGAGAGAGCGGGGCTCGGTACCCAAAGATGCTCAGAGGCCAGGACCCAGGGAACAAAAGATCTGAGAGACCTCCACCCTCGTCCACCCTGGAAATGCTCCCGCTGGACGGCGCCCTCGCCCACCTCCGACCCACTGCCTGCAAGACCGGACGAGTGCCCGTCAGGACGCGGCAGCTCGCGAAGGGGAAAAGCAACCGGAGCTCCTTTCCCCAGGCCCCCCTCGCGCCCGCGGGCCCGGCGCGCCCCGCCCAACGCTCCGCGGCTCGGCCCGCCGGCCTGGCGCGGAGGAGCGCGCCCGCTCGGGGCGAGCAGGGCCGCCGGCCGCGCGGGCGGAGCCGGAGGACGGCGCCGAGGAGGACGGCGGCCGGGCGGGGGGGAGGACGCGCCGAGGCCACACCCATCGGCGCGCCGATCCCGGCAGCGAGTCGTCGGCCGCCGCGCGCTCCTGCCGAGCCTCCGCCCGCACCGAGCCCGGAGCCGGGCCGCACCGGGGAGGGCCGCTCCGGCCGCAGCGCGAGGGCACCAGGGGCGGCGGGGGGCCGGCACCAGGCGCGGCCGGCGCAGCGACCATGATCGCTTTGTTCAACAAGCTGCTGGACTGGTTCAAGGCCCTGTTCTGGAAGGAGGAGATGGAGCTCACGCTGGTCGGGCTGCAGTACTCCGGCAAGACCACCTTCGTCAACGTGATCGCGGTACGGCCGCCGGCCCCGAGCCCCCGCCGCGCCGGGCTGAGCGGGTCCCCGCCCGGCGTGGAGGCGCGGGGCCTAGCACGGCCCCGGGGCCCCGGCGGCGCACGCCCGGGCCGGGATGGCACCGAgggcgcgggggggggggcgggggacagGGGACGCGGCCCAGGCCCGGGACTGGCGGCTCCGAGGGTGTCACGAGGCCCGAGGGACCGCCGCCCGCGGAGACGGCCCGCCTTCCGCACCGCAGCCGGGCGCATGACGGGGCGAAAGTGCAGGGCCTGCCGCGGGGAGGGTCGCGGGGTGGGACGCCCTGCGGCTTGGGCAGGGGGGCCCGGCGGCCCAAGCCCCACCCCGGGCGGTTAACCCCGCCTGGCCGGAAGGGGAAACCCTGGCGCTATTAatggtggtggggagagggatgCTCTGGGGGGAGCGGAAACCACCCGGGGCCCAGGGCTCCATCCCAGACGCCTTCTCTATGGGAACCTCTGCCCAGCTGGAGGTCCGGGGGGGATGGACGGCGCCCCGAGGAGCTCGGAGGCCCCGCCTGGCCCGGAAGTTGCAGAGGAGGTGGGGACCCAGAGGATGGGGTGGAGATGGGGGGGCAGGTCCGCTCTGAGGACAGAGGGGTGAGTGGCTCCGGGACCCGGGTGCGCGAGTGTGAGCCTTTCAGAGTCAAGGCGGTGGTGGGGAAGGAATTAAAATGTGTCTCAGAAAAGGGAAGACAAGCTGAACCGCAGTGGAGGCCGCGGCCTGGCAGGCGTTTGTGAGCCGGCTGCGCTGGGCCCCTTGGGGCTGAGGGCGGCTTGGGCAGGGCTCGGCTTGTGCCCTGCCTGGGTTTTCTGAGAACCGTAGACTGGGCGTGCATGAGATGGGTCAGCGGAGAAGTGTGCCCGCAGGCCTGGGAACCTCCCCTGCCGGTTCTGCGCACCCTCGAAGGGAAGGGTGGAGGGAGGCTGGGGTTAGATTCCCCACGATAGTGTGTTTGGGTACTGACTCCCTTTCCTGAACGTGTTTGTGATGACCTCTGCCCCGGGGCTCCTGGCCGCTCACCCAGCAGGACAAGCTCGTGGGGCCCAGGCTGGGGTTGTTGGCAGGATGGTGTCTGGGCTCCTATCTGTCCAGGCTCTTGCCCTCCGAGGGAGACCCCTGGTTAGACCTGGCGTCAGCCTGGGCTCGGGCTCCAGGAGCAGGGACCAGGTGCCTGGCTGGGAGATGACCGCGGTGAGGCCGGGAGGGGCCGGTTGCCGCTGCTCTCGTGGCTCAGCCTGGGCGTCACCTCTGGTACCCAGGGACACGCTCCTCCTGGAGCGGCTACAAAGCCGTGTTCCCGGCAGGGATCCGCAGGCGCCCAGGCGCTCCTGTGTCCTGGTCGTGTCCAGAGAGCAGGAGGCTCTGGCAGGTCAGAGCGGAATCCCAGAGTCACAGATTCCACCACCAGGGTCAGGAGTGTCTGAGGTGCACAGGGAGGCTGCTGCCCGCCCCCGGCCACACCTTCATCTTCACGACACGAAGTGTACCACCTCGCTCGCACCCCCCCAAAGTGCAACCTCGATTCCCTGGAAAGAGGCTTCCCAGGAACACCCATCCTTGTGGGCCGCAGTGGGAGTGCCCACATCTGGGCGAGTCCAGAGTTCTCAGCTCCTCTGGGGCCATACCCAGCTATGATCTCAGTGGAATGTCTTTCAGAAAGAAACAGAGTCCGGACCCTGGGCTCTGCCCTTGTGCCCACCACTGACCTTCTGAATCCCGCTGGCTTCTTCATTTGGCCTTTGTCTCCGCTTTTCCCCATTTGATTTTTCTGCTCACTCTATGAGTCTGACTGAGGACAGAAATTGAGTTTATGTGTCAGCTGCTCAGTGAGCTAATGTGAGCTGGGCAGCGTCATTGAGAGACTTCCGGTGCTCCTGAGAACCCGAACCCCAGCTTCCCAAGCTCTGAAAAGGCTGTGCTGCCTGCAAGTAGGAGGTGTTTTGCCCAGGGGAAACTAGaggacaaatattttcaaatactttgAAGTGTGAATGACTGTCCAATGGAAGAACTGATCTTGGGGTACCCAGGGGTAAACTTGGGAAGATGGATTTTTGACTCATAAAGAACTTCAGAGTGCTGTAGCTAACCCAGGAAGGATGAGCTAGAGGGGATTCAAGTCTGAGGGGGCGCTCCACTAGACAACTTCAGGGTTCCTGCTGACCTTCAAGGAGGAGCTTGTGAGATCTGAGGCCTTAGCCGGGAAATGAAGTTGCGACTGTTTCCAGCTTAGCTCTGATTCACTGCTGACCTGGAAATCCCGGGGCAGGGAGCCTGCCCCCCTGAGGGTCCTCCTAGCACCCTCCTCTGCCAGGCTGGGCTTTTCATTTCTACGAGAGCCTGTGGGTGTTCTGGTCGCCAGGGAGCAGTGATGGTTCCTCACGTATGGAAACCATTTCCAAGCTCTTTGTGAGCCCTCTTGGCCACTTTCTAGGAAGCCAAACCCCTCTGCCCCATTTCACAGAAAGAAACttcaaggcccagagaggtcaaaAGTCTGTCCAAGCTCCTCCATGAAGAGTGGCAAATGAGAAGTGGGCTTCCATCCTCGGTCTCTCTGTTCTTAGCCGCTCGGGGTAGGGGTGCGCCCCCCATACCTTGCCGGGGTCTGCAGAGGGTAACCACACATGCATCGCCCTCCTCAGCCAAAAGCGAAGCCACCTCCTCAGGGCGCTCCCTTTCCCTTGAGTTTCCTCACTTTTAGAGGCTCTTGGACCCTTTTGATATCTGACAGAAACCAGAGACCCTTTTGCCAATGTGCGCGGACACACTGTGTGCTCTCTCAGGGTCTCTCAAGCCCCTCGACCCGCCTCATCCCTAGCATGCGTCTTGCGCGGCCCCTGCTCATGTCCGAGGGCCTTGATGACTCctgaagatgaaaaggaaatcCGTCTGTCTCACTCAGCTGGGCCCCGGGGACTTGGTTCACGCTCGCAGGCTCTGAACAAGAAGGCACCGTGTCCCCACTGTGGCCAGTGACCAGAGTCCCTGGCCACATGGTGTGGCCGGAGGCAAATGACGCTTGCCACCACCGAAGGTGGCATCACAGAGGAGCAAGGCTGTCCCCTCAGGTTCAGGGTTAAGGAAGCCGCATCGCCTTCAGCCTGTGTCCTGGGGGGAGCAGAGGGTTATTTTCTGGAGACGGCCTTGGGCGGAGTTCCGTCCAAGTCTGACTGTAGGCCTTGTTAGAGGCCTGTGGCTAGTTTAGAACAATCTAGAGATCATGGAGACAGTTTAGAGGGGAGAAGTGAGAATTGTTAGAATCTGAAACTGGGTTGTGGGAAATGGAGTTAGTCCCTGAGGAGCTCTCGGCCTGGCGAGGTCCCAGGGAGGACCGCCCATCCTACAAATGGGTACAGCGCAAAGACGCCCAGAAACGGCTTGCTGCGAGTTGCATGTGGGGTGTGGCTGACCTGCCCTCCCGGGGTTGACATGAGCGTTCACTGCCTGTGCAAGTGTGAACCTCCGCTGTTCACCCACCTGCTCCTCCAGAGGatagatggggagggggaggcaggagaggcTCCCCACTGCCTGGTCCGTGGCCGCAGGGGCCGCCCAACGGCGCCTGCCGTTTTTGCGCCTTTCCCAATTCTGACTCTCCCTTCCAGTCAGGACAGTTCAACGAGGACATGATCCCCACTGTGGGCTTCAACATGCGCAAGATCACCAAGGGAAACGTGACCATCAAGGTGCGCGCGGGCCGGGGGCCGGCAGTGGGCAGAAAGGAGCCCGGGCTCCCGCGCCGCGGAGTCCGGGGagagggggccgggggccggcAGTGGGCAGAAAGGAGCCCGGGCGCCCGCGCGGAGCCCGGGGAGAGGGGCCGGGGGCCTGGGGCCCAGGGAACCGGCGCCGCGGAGCCCGGGGCAGAGGggagctgggggcctggggcccAGGGAACCGGCGCCGCGGAGCCCGGGGCAGAGGGGGGCGCCCAGGGCTGGGGGCAAGCCCGCCGCTGACGCCCCGCCCTCTCTCCAGCTCTGGGACATCGGGGGACAGCCCCGCttccgcagcatgtgggagcgCTACTGCCGCGGAGTGAGCGCCATCGTGTGAGTGCGCGGGCCCCCCCGGCCGCGCGAGCCCCTGCCGCCGCTCTGGCTTGCCTTTGCTAAGACGGACCCTCTGGACGCCCACCGTCCAGCCTGAGACCGGAATCACCACCGCCTCGTGCGGAAGCCTCCGCGTGGACCTCCCCCGACTCAGACTCACCTATGTCGTGAATTTTATGTGATTTAGCGGTTCATTCCctcacctttttttcctttttcctttttggcgcACCACACATCTTGCAGGATTTCCGTCTCCCTCACCCCGGCCCTTGGCAAACCGctagactgccagggagttccctcCCTTGCTTTAAAGAAAATAGCAACAACCACAACATACATATGTGCCCAAACGATCGTTTAGCTTTCATTgtttttaagttgatttttaaatttttatacaattttaaaggtaatactccatttacagttacaTCAAAATATTGGCTCTATCCCCTATGTTTTAAAGTATATCGTTGTGGCCTATCTTACACCCTGTAACCTGattttttattactgttattattttttaagttttctggcCACGTGGTAttcgagatcttagttcctggaccagggatggaaccggtaccccctgcagcagaagctcccagtcctaacccctgggaccaccaggaaactccccaGTGTGATTTCTTTAAAAGTGTTTTGAGCATAAAGTCTGTTAGCGCCTCCTTTGCAGCTTTCTCCCCCCTCGTCTAGTCCTCCCATGAGAACAGAAGAGGGTCACTCTTTGAAGGACTCGGGTCTCATCTCACAGGACCCGTGTTGCCGAGCTTGGCCGAGCGAGCAGCAGCCTCTCCGGGGTCTGTCCGGGGCGGGACGCGGGCAGGCCCCCCCGTAGTCCGTGCAGGTTGTCCCATCGGAGCCCCTTCCTGAGCCCACCCAGGTGGCAGCTCCCACTCCCACCCCGGCCTGTGGGGCCAACTGCATCCCCACCTGCCGTCCCCCAGGTACATGGTGGACGCCGCTGACCAAGAGAAGATTGAGGCCTCCAAGAATGAGCTCCACAACCTACTGGACAAGCCCCAGCTGCAGGGCATCCCGGTCAGCCCCGCGTGGAGTGGGCGGGCGGGCCCGGCTCTGCGCGGGTGGGGCGGTGTGGAGGCCCCCGGGCCCACCCCCTCCAGGGCGGCCGGGCCGCGGCAGCCCTGGTCCGAGCCCTGTCCTCTCTTCGCGGCAGGTGCTCGTCCTGGGGAACAAGCGAGACCTCCCGGGAGCGCTGGATGAGAAGGAGCTGATCGAGAAAATGTGAGTgggccccgcccctgcccgcGGCGTGGAGCGAGGGGCTCGCGCGCTTCCGGCACCCGCCGCGCGGTGGCGCCCGCGGCCCGCCCTTCgcgcgcccccgccccctccccctgcccccccagtCCCAGGTCCCTGCCGCCCCAAGCCCCCAGTCCCCGCGGCGGCAGCTTCAGGAGACTGCGTGGTCCCCGCAGGAGCCTGTCTGCCATCCAGGACCGAGAGATATGCTGCTACTCCATCTCCTGCAAAGAGAAGGACAACATCGGTGGGTGCGGGGgcccgcggggcggggcgggatgGGAGGCCCCGGGCTCCCCGGGTGGGATCGGCGGCAAGaagcccccgccctgcccccactGGTGTGCGGTCTCGGGCGAGCTCCCCGGGTCTCTGTCGCCTGCGCGGCTCGGAGCAGGTCTGACGTTGGGACTGGGCTTGGGACGCCCTTGGGGTGACCCCAgctgcagcccccagccccccgTGTGCGCTCTCCCCAAGAGAAGCAGCCCCGAAGCCCTGTGACCCGCCCCCTTGTCTCCCAGACATCACCCTGCAGTGGCTTATCCAGCACTCAAAGTCGCGGAGAAGCTGAGACCGTGGCCGCGCTCTCGGACCAGGGGCCGCCTCCCGGCCTGAAGCCgagctccccctccccctgcGGCCCCCCAAGCCCACCCTCCCTACTCAGTGCGGGGAGGGTCCTCCGGGGGCCCCAGAGTCCCGTTCTGCTGAGGTCTGAACTCCTGATTTGACTGTAAAGTGAATGGCTCCCGCCCGCCCCCTGACCTCCCCTCCCCGCTCCGTTTTCCGcccgcccctccccgctcccctttCCCTCTGTTACTGTCCTgtgtatacagtatatatatgtatatatattttaattttttaatttaagcaaaGACTAAAATCAACCATTTGATGCTGCAGGGCCCAgccaggagcagggagggggcggTGGAGAGAGCAGGAGGGAGCCGGGGGGTCGGCTAGGGCCGGGCCGCCCGGAAAGGCACCAGCCTGGCAGGGGCGGCCGTCCCGAGCCTCATCTATCCCTGCAGTGTTTGGATGTCACAGGCAGACGGGAGCCTTCAGGGACTCCCCTCTCGGCCCCAGCCGGGTGGAGGGCAGGGGCCGCCTCCGAGGTGCCCCCGCCGCCCGCCCTCCCCGCCCGGCCGCCGGCTTCCAGCTCCTGCCCCTCAGGCCCCCTCCTCCACGGGCCACCTCACTTTCTGTTCTCATTTTGCAGAGTTGCACAAGGAGAGAACTCAGCATGGGGGGTTGG
It contains:
- the ARL8A gene encoding ADP-ribosylation factor-like protein 8A; the encoded protein is MIALFNKLLDWFKALFWKEEMELTLVGLQYSGKTTFVNVIASGQFNEDMIPTVGFNMRKITKGNVTIKLWDIGGQPRFRSMWERYCRGVSAIVYMVDAADQEKIEASKNELHNLLDKPQLQGIPVLVLGNKRDLPGALDEKELIEKMSLSAIQDREICCYSISCKEKDNIDITLQWLIQHSKSRRS